One genomic region from Sphingobacterium sp. UGAL515B_05 encodes:
- a CDS encoding SusC/RagA family TonB-linked outer membrane protein, protein MKLSIALPLLFAANMHVGAMTYAQKVSLSMKNAKLSTVLKDLQKKSGVNIFFNESIFSEDKLVNVNYRNVPFNDVLEDICKRYKIDYKRVDNNIVLNRTTAALSKTEDIRMNIQKRQITGVVKSIDGKGLAAVTVTEKGMGNKTSTQADGSFRIEVQSQNPVLQFTIVGYQAKDVAVNNNNVLTVQLDTVINAMDEVVVVGYGKQTKQDLTGSVNQLDEKSFRQGAVISADNLIQGKVPGVRVVGNSGEPGGGVDVTIRGVGSIRSGSTPLFVVDGVPLSNENVSPGGQDIGFGSSRPKNPLNFLNTSDIESITVLKDASAAAIYGARGSNGVVIITTKKGKKGEANLTADSYLGFSSVAHKVDVMSAEQYRSAIKDKAFDHGSNTDWQDVVYRTAKTRNNSLSFSKASSTGNYYVSAAQMDQQGIVQNSDFRRTSARVNASESFLDDKRLTVGFNLTASETKDIGVPTSDNTGAFGQLITHTLMANPTRSVFDDKGNFTNFNMNAHYNPMYLLDIYRDNTRTLRALGNLDISFRIIDGLVYKFNLGIDRAMGERNTTIFPNITDLNPRGRFMKYNQNSKNTLLEHYLNYSKLIDKHKIEALAGFSYQKFDNGGNGYTIDGIANKGEGVLPENNPGYAGRPTTATGFSQENELQSYFTRVNYSYDNRYLLTASLRADGSTRFGKNNKYGYFPSFALGWNIAKENFLKETNWLNDLKFRASWGNTGNQEVQNKITKASYSLAAGNGYYMNDDLALVNGVSVNRTPNPNLKWEVVTQTNFGVDFDLWKGKLYGTLEYYNKTTTDAILNIPSQVLSPTADIWVNIDGKLVNKGFEFLLGSKLINKEGFSWTVDVNGATLQNKIEDLPVSEILSGAIAGPGQSGVNVNIYKSGYAAGSFYLWDYEGVDDKGNYQYSDQRRIIEGALPKFTYGLNSQMYYKAFDFSFSFIGQLGGYNFNNMAMNALNINNLASDRNVSNRYYAPNISPSNNPQISTLYLEKSDFIRLNSVRLGYTIPLVSKKWVQSVGLYVTGQNLWTVTKYSGYDPLINSPRVSNGNQSLGVDYTAYPSAKTFLFGATIKF, encoded by the coding sequence ATGAAATTGTCTATTGCTTTGCCGCTCTTATTTGCCGCAAATATGCATGTCGGAGCGATGACTTACGCACAAAAGGTAAGTTTATCCATGAAAAATGCCAAACTATCTACCGTTCTCAAAGACCTACAGAAGAAAAGTGGTGTTAATATTTTCTTTAACGAGTCCATCTTTTCGGAAGATAAGCTTGTCAATGTAAATTATAGAAATGTACCATTTAACGATGTATTGGAAGACATCTGTAAGCGATACAAGATCGATTATAAGCGTGTAGATAATAATATTGTATTGAATCGCACCACGGCTGCCTTGTCGAAAACAGAAGACATTCGGATGAATATTCAGAAACGGCAGATCACAGGGGTAGTCAAATCAATAGACGGTAAGGGGCTTGCTGCTGTAACGGTAACAGAAAAAGGAATGGGCAATAAGACCAGTACCCAAGCGGATGGTAGCTTCCGAATTGAGGTACAAAGCCAAAATCCTGTTCTTCAGTTTACGATCGTAGGTTACCAGGCTAAAGATGTCGCTGTCAACAATAACAATGTATTGACTGTTCAATTGGATACGGTTATCAATGCAATGGATGAGGTTGTCGTTGTGGGATATGGAAAGCAGACGAAGCAGGATCTAACAGGTTCTGTCAATCAGCTGGACGAAAAGAGTTTCAGACAGGGAGCTGTCATCTCGGCCGATAATCTAATTCAAGGTAAAGTTCCCGGCGTGCGTGTAGTAGGGAACAGCGGCGAACCAGGCGGTGGCGTGGATGTAACGATTAGAGGGGTAGGTTCTATCCGCAGTGGCAGTACACCATTATTTGTTGTTGATGGAGTACCCTTGAGCAATGAAAATGTGAGCCCTGGTGGCCAGGATATCGGTTTTGGTTCAAGTAGACCTAAAAATCCACTGAATTTTCTGAATACAAGCGATATCGAATCCATTACGGTACTTAAAGATGCTTCGGCAGCGGCAATCTACGGGGCAAGAGGTTCTAACGGTGTGGTGATTATTACGACAAAAAAGGGCAAGAAGGGGGAGGCCAATCTGACGGCTGATTCGTATCTGGGATTTTCTTCGGTGGCTCATAAAGTAGATGTGATGTCTGCCGAACAATACCGCAGTGCAATAAAAGATAAGGCGTTTGATCATGGTAGTAACACCGATTGGCAGGATGTGGTCTATCGCACGGCAAAAACAAGGAACAATTCCCTCTCCTTTTCAAAGGCAAGTAGTACAGGTAATTATTATGTGTCTGCTGCACAAATGGACCAGCAGGGGATTGTGCAGAACAGTGATTTTAGACGAACTTCTGCTCGTGTTAATGCTTCCGAATCGTTTTTGGATGATAAAAGGCTTACGGTTGGATTTAACCTTACGGCTAGTGAAACCAAAGATATCGGTGTACCGACAAGTGACAATACAGGGGCATTTGGCCAATTGATTACACATACTTTGATGGCTAATCCCACCCGTTCGGTATTTGATGACAAAGGGAATTTTACAAATTTTAATATGAATGCGCATTACAACCCGATGTATCTGTTGGATATCTATCGGGATAATACGCGGACACTGCGTGCATTGGGTAATTTGGATATTTCTTTTCGCATTATCGATGGGCTGGTATACAAGTTCAATTTAGGAATTGACCGCGCCATGGGTGAACGGAATACCACTATTTTCCCCAATATTACCGACCTCAATCCACGAGGAAGATTCATGAAATATAATCAGAATTCGAAAAATACCCTGCTCGAGCATTACCTGAATTATAGTAAGCTGATCGATAAACATAAAATTGAAGCTTTAGCGGGATTTTCCTATCAGAAATTTGATAATGGAGGAAATGGTTATACCATTGATGGTATCGCAAATAAGGGGGAAGGTGTACTTCCTGAAAATAATCCGGGCTACGCTGGACGTCCAACAACAGCGACAGGTTTTTCTCAGGAGAATGAACTGCAGTCCTATTTTACACGTGTAAACTATAGTTATGACAATCGTTACCTGTTGACAGCTTCCTTGCGCGCCGATGGATCGACCCGATTTGGAAAGAATAACAAATATGGTTATTTCCCTTCATTTGCTTTAGGCTGGAATATCGCTAAGGAAAACTTTCTGAAAGAGACCAATTGGCTGAATGACTTGAAATTCAGGGCCAGTTGGGGAAATACGGGTAATCAAGAAGTGCAGAATAAGATCACCAAAGCGAGTTATTCCTTGGCAGCTGGCAATGGCTATTACATGAATGACGACCTTGCACTGGTCAACGGCGTATCTGTCAATCGTACACCCAATCCAAATTTAAAATGGGAGGTTGTGACACAAACAAACTTCGGTGTTGATTTTGATTTGTGGAAAGGTAAATTGTACGGAACATTGGAATACTACAATAAAACCACCACAGATGCAATATTAAATATCCCTTCGCAGGTATTGAGCCCTACGGCCGATATATGGGTCAATATCGATGGTAAATTGGTGAATAAAGGATTTGAGTTTTTACTCGGATCAAAGTTGATCAATAAGGAAGGATTTAGCTGGACAGTGGATGTTAATGGTGCTACACTGCAAAATAAGATCGAAGATTTGCCAGTATCCGAAATTCTTTCCGGCGCTATTGCAGGACCAGGGCAATCTGGTGTGAACGTCAATATTTATAAGAGCGGATATGCTGCCGGCTCCTTTTATTTATGGGATTATGAAGGAGTAGATGATAAAGGTAATTACCAATATAGTGACCAGCGTCGAATTATCGAAGGGGCTTTACCCAAATTTACCTACGGTCTGAACAGCCAAATGTACTATAAGGCATTTGATTTTTCTTTTTCATTTATCGGACAGTTGGGCGGTTATAATTTTAATAATATGGCGATGAATGCCTTGAATATTAATAATCTGGCATCGGATAGAAATGTGTCCAATAGGTATTATGCGCCCAATATCAGTCCTTCCAATAACCCGCAGATTTCAACGCTTTACCTCGAAAAGTCTGATTTTATTCGTCTTAATTCTGTTCGTTTAGGCTATACGATACCTTTGGTCAGCAAGAAATGGGTTCAATCCGTTGGATTATACGTAACAGGACAGAACCTATGGACGGTAACAAAATATTCGGGATATGATCCGTTGATCAACAGCCCGCGTGTAAGTAACGGCAACCAGTCGCTGGGGGTTGATTATACGGCCTATCCTTCGGCGAAGACATTTTTATTTGGTGCAACGATTAAATTTTAG
- a CDS encoding RagB/SusD family nutrient uptake outer membrane protein, with amino-acid sequence MKKIFFNKYILCLSFMLLLGSCTKLDEQVLDEVLGDDASNPEGALAAAYDRLGKGTFVDHGGVFALQQYTTDEAILATRGSDWGDGGKWRSMHEFTWTPDNAIVTDNWNMLTNGITRAMTAIKAVTASNIPQKKLFLAESRGLLAFYMYTVLDLYGQVPYRDPLDERAPLEIKKAASTIDELIVEVERLLPDLASLGDQSTHNGRFTKEAAYGLLTQMYLNRAVFKNRMANTYEFTEKAVSGEGTDMDRVIYYSSLLINSSKFRLESNYFNSFSIKNEKGPELIWVITQKIDKIRNGSNSFAYVCVERNQRPTPVNRGTNAACITPEFYATWNGNHDDPRFSRKYQYSDGTWFYNDREQSVPSTDIVPGTNLMWFHFNRGIIEGQQYGPKLTANGAFEMTVDGRIKVSQLSMEKSAGTKMVFTPELNFDDPKQAVFKQDQINRGVRVFKYEYDPGDGNGSSNVDIPLVRLGAIYTMRAEAYFRKGEVNLALNDINKLRSSRTRESLYGSEPGKTISSLNAGDLYREIAFETYWELLRRPQMIRFGKYDLPYSAKPATQPFRRLFPIPQSVMDVTKDFKQNEGY; translated from the coding sequence ATGAAAAAGATTTTTTTTAATAAATATATCCTCTGCCTATCCTTTATGTTGCTTTTAGGTAGTTGTACAAAGTTGGATGAGCAAGTACTCGATGAGGTGCTTGGTGACGATGCTTCAAATCCCGAAGGCGCATTGGCCGCGGCTTATGATCGTCTGGGAAAAGGAACTTTTGTTGATCATGGTGGGGTTTTTGCGCTCCAGCAATATACCACTGATGAAGCTATTTTGGCAACCCGTGGAAGTGATTGGGGCGATGGTGGTAAATGGCGTTCAATGCATGAATTTACCTGGACACCAGATAATGCCATTGTCACGGACAACTGGAATATGTTAACCAATGGAATCACACGAGCAATGACGGCGATTAAAGCTGTGACAGCGTCAAATATCCCACAAAAAAAGCTCTTTCTTGCTGAATCCAGAGGACTATTGGCATTTTACATGTATACGGTTCTGGATTTGTATGGTCAGGTTCCTTATAGAGACCCCTTGGATGAACGTGCTCCTCTGGAAATAAAAAAGGCAGCCTCTACGATTGATGAACTGATTGTAGAAGTCGAAAGATTACTTCCTGATTTGGCTTCGTTGGGCGATCAATCCACCCACAATGGTCGATTTACGAAGGAAGCAGCCTACGGTTTATTAACACAGATGTATCTCAATCGTGCTGTTTTTAAAAACAGGATGGCAAATACCTATGAATTTACCGAGAAAGCTGTCTCTGGTGAGGGAACAGATATGGATAGGGTCATCTATTATTCGTCACTGCTGATCAATTCTTCAAAATTCCGTTTGGAAAGCAACTATTTTAATAGCTTTTCCATTAAAAATGAGAAAGGCCCTGAGCTAATCTGGGTAATTACACAGAAAATCGATAAGATCAGAAATGGATCCAATTCTTTTGCTTACGTCTGCGTTGAACGTAACCAGCGGCCTACTCCGGTAAATCGTGGTACCAATGCAGCCTGTATCACACCTGAATTTTATGCCACATGGAATGGAAATCATGATGATCCACGTTTCTCAAGAAAATATCAATATAGCGACGGTACTTGGTTTTATAATGATCGGGAGCAAAGTGTTCCATCGACAGATATTGTACCGGGGACAAATCTGATGTGGTTTCATTTTAACCGCGGTATTATTGAAGGCCAACAGTATGGGCCAAAGCTGACTGCAAATGGGGCTTTTGAAATGACCGTAGACGGACGTATTAAGGTATCGCAATTGTCTATGGAGAAAAGCGCTGGTACAAAGATGGTATTTACTCCAGAACTCAATTTTGACGATCCCAAACAGGCTGTCTTTAAACAAGATCAAATCAATCGTGGTGTTCGGGTTTTTAAATATGAATACGATCCCGGGGACGGCAATGGCTCAAGCAATGTTGATATACCATTGGTGCGCCTTGGGGCAATTTACACCATGCGTGCAGAAGCTTATTTCAGAAAAGGAGAAGTGAATTTGGCGCTCAACGATATTAACAAATTACGTTCATCACGCACAAGGGAGTCACTCTATGGAAGTGAACCTGGGAAGACAATTTCCTCGTTGAATGCGGGCGATCTTTACCGTGAAATTGCTTTTGAAACCTACTGGGAGCTGCTTCGTCGCCCACAAATGATACGTTTCGGAAAGTATGATCTGCCTTATAGTGCCAAACCGGCAACACAGCCATTCAGGCGTCTGTTTCCGATTCCACAAAGTGTTATGGATGTGACGAAGGATTTTAAACAGAACGAAGGATATTAA
- a CDS encoding TIGR03915 family putative DNA repair protein: protein MDYIFDGSYSGYLCCVFEAFERREFDSIPTTEKSVEINIFSEKRQVHTDVKKATRILVAMEKILGKKETKIFYHNFLSDNQSEWLNGFRLIIELFRRGKLDIRNYGYPPILRIHQTIKKISRERHRMKAFIRFVKSNDNLYTAIVEPDFNVIPLVVDFFKNRFADQCWLIYDIRRNYGFHYDGKNILEVSNNNDNEVQDPYQLEVDLDPQEKDYQHLWKTYFKSTSIESRKNLKLHLRHVPKRYWKYLVEKQ, encoded by the coding sequence ATGGACTATATTTTTGACGGAAGTTATTCCGGATATCTTTGTTGTGTATTTGAAGCCTTTGAACGGAGAGAATTTGATAGCATTCCCACAACAGAAAAGTCTGTGGAAATAAATATTTTTTCGGAGAAGCGACAGGTTCATACTGATGTTAAAAAAGCCACGCGCATTTTAGTGGCAATGGAAAAGATACTTGGAAAAAAAGAAACAAAAATTTTTTATCATAACTTTTTGTCCGATAATCAATCGGAATGGCTCAATGGATTTCGACTCATTATCGAACTTTTTCGAAGGGGAAAATTGGATATACGCAATTATGGATACCCACCTATACTCCGTATCCATCAGACGATCAAAAAGATCAGTCGCGAACGACACCGCATGAAGGCTTTTATCCGATTTGTCAAGTCCAACGATAATCTCTACACAGCCATCGTTGAACCCGATTTCAATGTGATCCCCCTGGTTGTAGACTTCTTTAAAAACCGATTCGCCGACCAGTGCTGGTTGATTTATGATATACGGCGAAACTATGGCTTCCATTATGATGGCAAAAATATCTTAGAGGTATCAAATAATAATGATAACGAGGTTCAAGATCCATATCAACTAGAAGTGGATCTCGATCCTCAAGAAAAGGATTATCAGCATCTCTGGAAGACTTATTTTAAGAGTACCTCTATTGAATCACGCAAAAACCTGAAGCTTCATTTAAGACATGTTCCCAAACGTTACTGGAAATATCTCGTCGAAAAACAATAA
- a CDS encoding putative DNA modification/repair radical SAM protein, translating into MFGFDDKLQILADAAKYDVSCSSSGSKRKNSGGIGDSSTSGICHTYTEDGRCVSLLKILMTNYCIYDCSFCVSRRSNDVQRAAFSVKEVVELTMNFYRRNYIEGLFLSSGIFKSADYTMERLMLVVKKLRTEERFNGYIHLKAIPGASESLLKEAGLYVDRMSVNLEIPTEEGLKLVAPEKDHQSVREPLSIIKNEILNLQQDRKKDKKTPLFVPAGQSTQLVIGATPESDLQIMQAANTFYKDYNLKRVYYSGYIPINATDSNLPQIGTSPPLVRENRLYQTDWLLRFYGFSLHEILNSTHQQLDLEIDPKLAWALRNPQFFPIDINSATYEWIIRIPGIGRQSANKIVQSRKYGKLKEYQLRKIGIAYNRAKYFMVCQDTLIAGGFHYPENIRKSILESNPRTKITASNTQLTLF; encoded by the coding sequence ATGTTTGGTTTTGATGATAAATTGCAAATATTAGCTGATGCCGCTAAATATGACGTAAGTTGCAGCTCAAGCGGAAGTAAACGAAAAAATAGTGGTGGTATAGGTGATTCATCGACTAGTGGCATTTGTCATACCTACACCGAAGATGGTCGCTGCGTCTCCCTGCTAAAAATTTTAATGACCAATTATTGCATCTACGACTGTTCATTTTGTGTGAGCCGACGAAGCAATGACGTACAACGAGCCGCATTTTCGGTAAAGGAAGTTGTCGAATTGACCATGAACTTCTACCGTCGTAATTATATTGAAGGTCTTTTTTTAAGTTCGGGTATTTTCAAATCTGCCGACTACACCATGGAACGCTTAATGTTGGTCGTTAAGAAACTTCGAACGGAAGAACGTTTTAATGGTTATATCCATCTCAAGGCGATTCCGGGTGCGAGTGAATCGTTATTAAAAGAAGCAGGTCTATATGTTGACCGGATGAGTGTGAACCTCGAAATTCCCACTGAGGAGGGGCTCAAGCTCGTTGCCCCCGAAAAGGACCATCAATCCGTTCGCGAGCCGCTATCGATTATTAAAAATGAAATCCTCAACCTTCAGCAGGATCGAAAAAAAGACAAGAAAACACCCTTGTTTGTACCAGCAGGCCAAAGTACACAGCTGGTTATTGGAGCGACTCCAGAAAGCGACCTACAGATTATGCAGGCCGCCAATACATTCTATAAAGATTACAATCTCAAACGGGTTTATTATTCGGGATATATTCCCATCAACGCGACCGATTCCAACCTTCCCCAAATTGGGACATCACCGCCTCTTGTACGTGAAAACAGACTTTATCAGACAGATTGGCTTCTTCGGTTTTATGGTTTTTCGCTTCATGAAATACTCAATAGTACGCATCAACAGCTCGATCTGGAAATAGATCCTAAGCTTGCTTGGGCGCTACGCAACCCGCAATTCTTTCCCATCGACATCAACAGCGCTACGTATGAATGGATTATCCGAATCCCCGGTATTGGCAGACAATCCGCAAACAAAATTGTACAGTCACGCAAATATGGAAAATTAAAAGAATATCAACTTCGAAAAATAGGCATTGCCTATAATCGCGCCAAATATTTTATGGTTTGCCAGGATACGCTCATCGCTGGAGGCTTCCACTATCCCGAAAACATCAGAAAGTCTATTCTTGAAAGTAACCCTCGTACAAAAATTACGGCTTCTAATACCCAGCTAACACTTTTCTAA
- a CDS encoding pyridoxamine 5'-phosphate oxidase family protein yields the protein MAENNLNNKEALDKLKAIVDQIDVGTVCSFPAESEYPHGVPMSRQEVDEDGDIWFICSAESDTFKNIAQNPRASLFYADPKHYTFLSINGIASLSRDQERIDRYWNKMMEGWFEKGKEDPNIRLLRVTPKDAHYWDSDSNMIVNLFKMLKVRLTGETEDIGKEGDLNI from the coding sequence ATGGCAGAGAATAATTTAAATAACAAAGAAGCTTTAGATAAGCTTAAAGCAATTGTAGATCAAATTGATGTGGGAACAGTGTGTTCATTTCCAGCTGAATCGGAGTATCCACATGGGGTTCCAATGAGTAGACAAGAAGTAGACGAAGATGGAGATATTTGGTTTATTTGTTCTGCTGAGAGCGATACCTTTAAGAATATCGCACAAAACCCAAGAGCTTCCTTATTTTATGCGGACCCAAAACACTACACCTTTCTAAGTATAAATGGTATAGCGAGTCTTTCGCGAGATCAGGAAAGGATCGATCGTTACTGGAACAAAATGATGGAAGGATGGTTTGAGAAAGGTAAGGAGGATCCCAATATCCGATTGTTGCGTGTTACGCCTAAAGATGCTCATTATTGGGATTCAGACTCCAATATGATTGTTAACCTGTTTAAAATGCTAAAAGTTAGACTAACAGGTGAAACGGAAGATATAGGTAAAGAAGGAGATCTGAATATTTAA
- a CDS encoding lmo0937 family membrane protein has translation MGNLLYTIAVILVLIWAISFFGGFVGGGLIHILLVIAIIAVLLRVIKGNA, from the coding sequence ATGGGAAATCTATTATATACTATCGCTGTTATTTTGGTCCTGATATGGGCAATCAGTTTTTTTGGTGGATTCGTTGGCGGAGGACTAATTCATATTCTTTTGGTTATCGCTATTATTGCAGTGCTTCTGCGTGTAATTAAAGGAAACGCGTGA
- a CDS encoding ClbS/DfsB family four-helix bundle protein gives MIQFNTASPYQNAVGRIRKWKKEKK, from the coding sequence ATGATTCAATTTAACACCGCTTCACCTTATCAAAATGCAGTCGGGAGAATTCGTAAGTGGAAAAAAGAGAAAAAATAG
- a CDS encoding ClbS/DfsB family four-helix bundle protein, whose amino-acid sequence MFVSIFQFIISSAAHFKQYFFCKKHHLNAYNNIRYKQNKTQHDHNKTINFIKKHQLNHIFYTFRGSVFSIPVIYSKKAIRLKQRELSNIVCCELVNAFCATAPSRANQFYIIICILCMIHIYAMAIPTTKDELLQAIRTNYSKLVCELSDIPVDQTNLLILQGHAKGTVMSINNLISYLIGWGELVLKWNKKSEDDKEVDFPETGFKWNELGKLAQKFYQDYAHLDFTTLCAKLDQTVLTIMELLEQKNKHAVVWCNLVWKMDLRQNDSI is encoded by the coding sequence ATGTTTGTATCAATTTTTCAGTTTATTATTTCATCGGCAGCACATTTCAAACAGTATTTTTTCTGTAAAAAACACCATTTAAATGCTTACAACAATATTCGCTATAAACAGAATAAAACACAACATGATCACAATAAAACAATAAATTTTATCAAAAAACACCAATTAAACCATATTTTTTACACTTTTAGAGGCTCAGTTTTTTCAATTCCAGTAATATATTCAAAAAAGGCTATCAGACTAAAACAAAGGGAATTGTCAAACATTGTCTGTTGTGAGCTTGTGAACGCGTTCTGCGCTACAGCTCCATCCCGAGCTAATCAATTTTACATAATTATCTGTATCTTATGCATGATTCACATTTATGCCATGGCTATACCAACCACAAAAGACGAACTCCTTCAAGCTATCCGTACAAATTACAGCAAGCTTGTCTGTGAACTATCAGATATTCCAGTCGATCAAACTAATCTTCTTATACTCCAGGGTCATGCTAAAGGAACAGTAATGAGTATAAATAATCTAATTTCCTATTTAATTGGCTGGGGTGAGCTGGTTCTCAAATGGAATAAGAAAAGTGAAGATGACAAAGAGGTTGATTTTCCGGAGACTGGTTTTAAATGGAATGAGCTAGGCAAACTGGCTCAAAAATTTTATCAGGATTATGCCCACCTAGATTTTACGACTTTGTGCGCAAAATTAGATCAAACTGTTTTAACAATTATGGAACTCCTTGAGCAAAAAAACAAACATGCAGTTGTATGGTGTAACCTGGTATGGAAAATGGACCTTAGGCAGAATGATTCAATTTAA
- a CDS encoding protein-disulfide reductase DsbD N-terminal domain-containing protein, which produces MKKILLLVTVVMFAVSGAFAQIHKPVKWTVASKKLNNKEAMVYVKATIQEGWHIYSQNVKDGGPIPTSFNFSKAVDYALVGKTAEPKPKIKHEEVFKMDVGYFTNEVIFQQKVSLNKGTATVKGTVEWQACDASQCLPPDEYAFAVTIK; this is translated from the coding sequence ATGAAAAAGATTTTATTGTTAGTGACCGTGGTTATGTTCGCCGTTTCGGGCGCATTCGCTCAGATCCATAAACCTGTAAAATGGACTGTAGCCAGCAAAAAATTGAACAACAAGGAAGCTATGGTTTACGTGAAGGCTACCATTCAAGAGGGTTGGCACATTTACTCTCAAAATGTAAAAGATGGAGGACCAATTCCAACATCTTTCAATTTCAGTAAAGCCGTTGATTATGCGTTGGTAGGTAAGACAGCTGAACCAAAACCAAAGATTAAACACGAAGAGGTTTTCAAAATGGATGTAGGATACTTTACAAATGAAGTGATCTTTCAGCAAAAAGTTTCGCTCAACAAAGGAACTGCAACAGTAAAAGGTACAGTGGAATGGCAAGCTTGTGACGCTTCACAATGTCTTCCTCCCGATGAATATGCTTTTGCCGTAACGATCAAATAG
- a CDS encoding outer membrane beta-barrel protein produces MIKIDRFKLKHGALVCFLIMGLFGFKTACYGQMGFGLRAGGNISRANGYVFGGNRMGYQLGGDLIFGLNNKMDIQVEPSYNLTRIRVNDNTASLSGGLSKGTRSLKYLNTPVYLKVNFTRKFSILGGLDLNLLLNDDAYKLNDGKPAFNSRTRIGYALGIDLGALYFRYRQFKKNNKIVDNWDAHIDQYQLGFKVRLF; encoded by the coding sequence ATGATAAAGATAGATCGATTCAAGTTGAAGCATGGTGCGCTAGTTTGTTTTTTGATCATGGGATTGTTTGGTTTCAAGACCGCCTGTTACGGACAAATGGGCTTCGGACTTCGGGCCGGTGGTAATATTTCACGCGCAAATGGTTATGTTTTTGGTGGCAATAGAATGGGGTATCAATTGGGCGGAGATTTGATTTTTGGACTTAATAACAAGATGGATATTCAAGTTGAGCCTAGTTATAACTTAACCCGTATACGTGTTAATGACAACACAGCTTCTCTTTCCGGAGGTTTGTCCAAAGGGACCCGTTCGCTGAAATACCTCAACACTCCGGTGTACCTTAAAGTTAATTTTACGAGAAAATTTTCTATCCTGGGCGGTCTAGACCTTAATTTGTTGCTCAATGACGACGCTTATAAGCTCAATGATGGAAAACCAGCGTTCAACAGTCGTACACGGATAGGTTACGCATTAGGGATAGACCTTGGCGCGCTGTATTTTAGATACCGACAGTTCAAAAAGAATAATAAAATCGTAGACAACTGGGATGCGCATATTGACCAGTATCAACTGGGATTTAAAGTGCGTTTGTTTTAA